Genomic segment of Salminus brasiliensis chromosome 16, fSalBra1.hap2, whole genome shotgun sequence:
GATttcctttcttttgtttttatttaacaataaaataaaagaaacaaagatACAACCAACAAATCCACATTCTcctttgttttaaaaacatagGCTTACATATCGTCCCACTTAACAATCTGcaatatatatctatctgtttTCTTATACTCTGTGACACGTTACAAgttaataaaaaagacaaacattttaaacgtaagctttaaaaaaaagatttatttaatTAGATTGTCTATGGATCTTTTGGAGTTTATCCACACAGAGGTTGGGTAACTGTAAATAGGCACGGCAGTCTCATCATTTACTTTGGTGCAGGCATCCTCAACGACTTACAAAGTTGAGAATCATCTTGGGTAAGCTACAGTTGTTGTACTCTCTCTGATATCTCCCAAGTAATCTGACCATTACTGCAGCCTTCTGCAACCCTGCGCAGCTTGCTATATTTTGATCTTGGTCAGCCTCGATGTTGAGATGTTGAGGTTTTTGCTGACCGTGTCTGCAATTTACAGTTACACTAAACCACTTGTGTTTAAGGGAGGATATCTTGTCATTCAGTTGGTGACTGACCAATAACTTAGCTTCAAGTTTGCTCTACTTTGTCAATTTTTCACTCAACATGCATGCACCTGGGGTCCGTATGAGCACCTTTATATATCTGAATATAGCACCATTTTTTTTAGAAGTCAGTCAGGACCCAGCTGTCAGCATGCACAAACTTTATGTATCCTTCGAGTACGTATCCTACATGTTGCAACCTTTTACAAACATTACAAGGCAATTAATGAATATTCATACAGTACCATACATGTTAAACGTGAACTAATACAGTACACACGTTAAAGAAAGTGCTACAATACAGAACAATTGCTTTCTTGTTTTGAGTCATATAATATTCTATAGGACTATAGGAGGACACACTAAGGATGtacattacattatcaaaaGATACaccaaaacacttttttttatttcaccaTTTCTTTTTGAGTCTTTATCAAACACTTATACTTCTAAATTCCAACTGCAGCAGAGGTGCCATGATCAAcacaaaggaaaaaaggaaacaaaccAACAAAGCTTCGATATCCACACCTTTACAGCACATTACCTACACAACTATCAGTTATTAACACATAAAGAGGCCTGTGCACTTCGGCCGGACCGGTATTTTCAAACTGCCATTACTGAGTTCTTGTTACTCATTCTTTGTGAAGTCCTACTATTAAGAATGCTCAATTACCCCATTCACAATTTCTAACTTTTCTAGCTTTTTGTGCCACGAAAGTACCGTAGGAACCACTACATTACATTTTGGTGATAAAGGCAAATACAGTTGTACCATCAAATCATAAACCTACACTAAACCATTACAATCACATTGTAATGATTTTAAGGCTTATGGGTTAAAAAGTGTTACTTGAATGCAAGTCAGGCTATGCTTCATAACAGTCCAATTCTATGAATTCAAGTTTGCGGATGAACCAAGATAGCTGCGATATCAATAACGTCTTAAATGGCATCATAGATTACTTAAAAGAGGGCAGTTGCTCAAAATTTCTCCCGATCTGCCAATCTAGCGACTCGTCACTCTGACTGGCCTGGAAAGACTGGAATTATTCACCTGGAAATCAACGATACAAACTAATGGTAAAACAAGAGCGAGATTTGCTGACCACTTTGCATTAAATGGTACCAAACAACACATTATAGTATTGTGATAACATTTCATATTCTATAACATACACAACATCAGCTTCTCTGAGGTTAACAGAAATACGCGTGTATACAATTTTAAAGTGCatcttttaaaaagaaaatgggtGTGGTGTTTTATCTAGGGCTGGCTCGAACTGCATTTCACAAGCTTTGGATGCTTGTTGATGTTTCCAGACAAGTACTGGAATACTCAAATAATTGTATAGTTTAGGCAGTAGAACATGAGAaggagtgttttatcgcctttggCTCATGCAAACCAAGGCAACCAAATCACAGCCATGATGTTATTTGCGATAACATACAACCTCGAGTGTTTCTATTGCTTTTATACCgatttttacaaaataaagaaacGAATGAATCAAAGAAGCCCTGAATGTCATACCAAATACAACTGTCAGATCCTTCCGCCAAAAGTAGTTTCACAACAAAGGAGTTTATGCTATGCAATGATAACAATTCCAAAACACCAGGACCGACTCAGCGGGTAGTTAAAGTACCGTTATAAATGAGAAGCTGGGCCActggctgaaatatgaatggaagTTCTTGTAAtgctcaacatggcgtctgtttacaGAAAAAATCCCGCccttaaacaacaacaacaaaaaagcttGCTGGTTACACCACGACCGGGGGGGGTCTATGCGCTAGTGGGGAAAGTCCCCCTCGATGCGGAGATCTGTGCAAGTGCGGTAGCAAGAACAAACTGAGTTAACGGATTTTTCTTTCAATTGTTGTTAATGTGTCAGAATGATAGTTATAGTGAACAAACAAGTGAAAAAGTTGTGctgttatcacaaatatcaaTTTATAACAATAACACATTTAATAGTGAGGTTGGAACTAACTATTCTGTATAATCTTGCCCATCTTGCCCTGTCTGTACTTTGTCTAGTCTGATGCCTGATTAATAATAATCCTTGGGGTTTCTTTGTGTATTTATACTCTAGTCTTAACTATGTAGAGAAATTAGGTGCAAACGGATAGCTCAGTTGACCTATTTATATTTGTGCCATAAAGCTGACATTTTTGTAATTGTTTTCAAAATTGTAAAAAAGTGTTTTGTCTGGATTTTTTGCAAAAAATAACGGAATTGTAAATGGTTTTACATTCAGGGGGGAAAAGTGCCAAGATAAGGACATGCTTTCTGCATTTagttctgtatttatttatttattttattctattgaCTTGTCTCTAAAGATCCTTGCTGGGGCGATTGAAGTGATTGTAGTTGTAACAGTCACTTTAAGGTGGGGTACAGTGCGCATGTGCACGGTGtgcgtggttggtgtggcgcaacagataacaccaccattgcgttacaaccaCACCAtatgggagaccagggttcgattcccggtctgggtgattttgctgcgctacaccaataagagtccctgggcaagactcctaacactacattggcccacctctgtaatacaattaaccttgtaagtcgctctggataagagcgtctgctaaatgttgtaaatgtaaatgtaaatggtgagTGTGTAGGAAAACGCGGGGGAGTGTGTGCATATGGTGAACTGTGCTGGGTTGTACCCTGGGTTCTCCAGCTGGTGTTGTCTGGGAAGTTGGGACGAGCGAAGTCGAGGTGCTCTCATTGCTCATTAAAACTGAGTCTGAAACCCCAGCACGACGTGTTCCCTGCGTGTCTCTTAATGGAGCTAAGTATTCACCTCTCCACGAGAGCACCCACCTAACACCATATTTCCAGTCGTTACATAGTTTAGACCCGTGCTATTGAAGCCCAATCTTGGAGACCCACTGTGTTTTATgccccaaacacacctgatccagcttaTGAAAAGCCTGATAATTACCtgatgagctggatcaggtgtgttgtggCAGGGATTACAGTCTCTGAAGCCATGTGAGGCAGTGGGTCTTCAGGCTTCTGGATTAATACTAAATAGGAGCAGGAAATGAATTAAGATGACAAATAAATACTCGAGTACTGAAATGATTCAGGCCAGCCCTAGTTTTATCTACACTATCTGCACTACTGTAGTTCAGAGGTAACATCCTTTTATGGCCTTCACTCCTTTCTCTATCACTTTTTAAGGGTGCAGCCATTTCTCctagaaataaatgtaacattgTAATACCATCTATTAACTGGCTTTAACAATAGATTCTAGAAGTTGTCAATGCCCAGTACACATGAGCCCTGAAATAGAATAAATGAATAGGAGAAAAGAGCATTCATAAGAGGTAATAAACCACAGTTCTAATttggaaatgaaggaaaaaaactgtgaaatgtCAAAGACTAACATGGGCAGGTTTCTGTCCTGCTGTCGGTATCATTTAGTCAGGGAATAGGTGTAATCCAAGTCTgggaaaaaaaactcaaaaagtTCACTTCTAGCAGAAAAGGTCCATAACAACAAGCGCTGCCCCTTTCAGCTTTCATTATACTCATACTCATACATATACAGTCATACTGAAATGAGGAACCTAAATGCAAAGCAGAAAACAAAAGCTACTGTCAATCAGACACTATGTTTCTTGGTCATCTATAATTGTATGTTTGCTGCCCTCTTAGTTGGATGTGATAAAACAAAGCCAACACATTTACAGGTCACATGATGTTTAGAGCCAAATCTGGTCAAGTTTTTACATCATTTAAGAGCAAGTGCTCTGGAGAGGCTAAGAATGTGCTGTCTGTCCTTTGTAACGCGTGTACTTAATGGTGAGACGGTCTTTATGTGCGTGATTGTCATAATTATCACACGAGTGAGGAATCGATCCCTCCTTGTCGTCACATGGGTGAGAAATAGTCTCTACTAATGAGTTTAAATAGTACAAgaggcggcagcagcagcagcagcagcagcagctaaaagtgctgttttaataaagtgcttgTGGGAAGTGCTGCTTAATGTCTTATGTCTTAGGACATTTTAGTGGGTCAGCCATGTGAGCTAGGCCCACGTACCGCCTTCCTTACGTTGCACTATAAAATAGATAAAACTCTAAAACGGATAGCTCTAGAAATTGCTAGTGGTCAAAAATGCATCAAATAGCTAGTTAATAACACTATCCTTATACCAAAGTATTTAAAGCACTAAGAACCAATAGGAATGGGCAAAAGGATTGCTTTTTTGTCAGCTGGACATTATTTGCATACGTGAACATGCTCAAGTACAACTCTCagaccatacacacactctgacaacaaataaaggggggggggggttaattaTAGGAAGGAAAGAAAATTGACCTCTACATTTCATTGTGCTATGAGGCGTGAACACAAATGTCCAGTAGCACGGATTTGCTGTCCTCATAGAAAAGGCATTTTGAAGGGCCACTGCCAGGCAGTTAGGAGGCCAGCGTACGACTTGCAACGCTGCTTTGCTTCGTCTCTTATGAACAcctctgtttttcttttaagaTTTACTTTTCTCCATCTAAGAttacactgcaattgcacaacACCTCCAATAAACTGGACAGGAATTAAAATAGGTACCAAAAGGTCATGGACGTTACCTAAGAGTGCTCTAAGCATTTGTGCTGTCCACTGGGAGAATGGTAACGCCAAGACAGTGCCACAACAACCAGCTTCCACTGGTTAAAGCCTCTGAAAAGACTTCATAACAGTAATTATGAAATGAAGCCCTGTTTTTAGTATGAAAGCAGTAAAGCCCTTAACACGCCAGTCAGGCATGTTTTCAGTATAATATAGCTCGTTAAGATACGACGTGACTATCCATCGGTCGCTCACTATAGATTACGACTCTATTACATGACCAGGCCGAACAGTTTAACAGTAACCAGGCCCTGTAGTTACAAAGCTTTTCAGAGTAGGGCTCGGACTAGATTCCTCCTACTTTCAGAAGCTTCCCAAATCCAGGCCCAGATCTTAGGTGCTATACGTTTAATCTACACATTTTTACACACTTGAGCCTTTCACTTCTCTATTAACAAAAGAAATTCTAGGGTTGCTAAAGTTTCTGTGACTTGCCGTAATAAAAATCCTTAAAAACTCTGAGGTGCAGAAATGTTGGACTTGTCATTTTGTAATTGGGCTAATGCTGCGTTCATGAGATTTTCCAACCTCCAGGTGAGAGGAATACGCTTGAATGGCCAGTCAACTCCTAATTTCCACTTGGAAATTTGGACCTCTCCAAAACTCCAAGCTGAACATgatcattttccaacctctaTCAATTAGAATTaaacaatgtttttaatattattgtGTCTTTAAGATCTCTGTAAATAAGAtcagttctgattggttgtccTGAATTGTGCCTCCATCAAAAAGCAGTTcagactgaaacactccttataatgcCAGTGTAAGTGGGCGgggctgtaggctgaataggtaacatcacaaaaacacaaacaagtgaACTTAAATATTCtatttttagaaatgtttaaatttacattttttagttGTTTAAATTGAGAATTATCACGATTTTGTGGCCCTTTACATTTTTTGCACATTGTGACATATGACATTCTATTTATgttaaagtcagtgatcagattCCCAAAGCAAATATCCTTTGCTTTCCTATTATTGGAGAATCATtataataaatcattaataattataaattattcatgataaataataatgaataattcacacATCATCACATCATTTTAATATGGCAGCTAAGATAAGGAAGGGGTTCCATCCTTGAAAGTCTCCCTGTAAACATTATTTGGGCAGTATTTCCTAGCCACAGTGCCTCCAGACTAACTTTGATTAGGGATGGGACTTCTGAGCTGCTTCTTTTGTGTCAGTAGGCTGTTGTTTTCGTGCTTTGTACTGTTCCAGAGGCCAAGATATCTGCAGCGTGTTCCTGCTGAAGGCTGCTGCTGAGATCACAAGACTCTGCAGTGCCCATCAGAGGGTCACATGTGGATAAACTAGACAAAAGGTGTTAGACTGAACCCGACTAAGCTGACTAACGCTGGCCAATGATCTTGAAGTCCTTAGAAATAAGGTTTGGTATGTTTAGGAGACCAAGTATGAACCCATGTACCAGATTCTAATTCAAATTAATTAATAGATTAAAATGACCTATCATTGACATGGAAGTATGATTGTTCTGTGGACAAATAAAGAGGGTAGACTGAAGGGCCTGCTGCTGTTATGGGATTCTATGGTCTGCTGCACTCCTGGATTGGTCTTTTATGGTTCGTTTTGTGAGATGTACTTTTTCCTTCCACGTTTAAATTCATTTGGTGTCTTCTTGGTGTGCTTGCTGTAATGCTGACCAGATTTTTGCAGGTTTTGGGCTTTAGGAGCACCGTTAGTTTTAAGAGTGTTCTCCACTGCACACGTTGGACAGAAATGAAGCACTAAATAAAGTACTCTCAGTCAACGTCAATGCTTTTACTGGACAAGAGTTACAGCGTAACACACCACTCTGAATATATCTGGATTGAGTGGCTGAATTTGGAGGTTCTGACTCGGAAATCCAAGCTGTCATGAACGCAGCATTAGTCATAGCAAGTGCGTAGCTAGCTTTACTCTAATTCAAAAAAGTGGGTCTGTGATTCTGTGATCTTTAAACACCAGTCTGCTCAGATGCTCTAAAGCAATTACGTTAAAAGCTGTCTCAGTATTAGGTACACTTACTATGAAGCAGGTCCTAGCATCACCTAAACCAATGTTatgacaatgatgatgatgatgatgataccaGGCATCTGATCTGAACTCATTCTTGGGCTATGAATTCAATACGGCTATGTTTTCTCTTTACCGATTGCCATGTAACTGTGAAAGGGAATATACATGCTGCATTAAGCAGGTCAAACAGCACACCGCTAATCCATCTCCCTAATCTGTTGAATCCTTAACCTGTCTGTCTTCATTTTGGCTAGCTACTATGGTTTCTGCCCCGCTCTAATGGTGGGGGCTCATTTATATGTAAACAGTGGTAGTTAATATTAGTCTGTAACAAAGAACTAGTTTCATTGtttaaacttttctgagtatatAAAGAAAAAGGCCTAGTATTAAATTCTCTGAAACTGTATGTCTGTATAAAGACGTCTTAATGTAGATGTAATTTTCTCATTacattgaaataaaaataaaaaagactgtGCAAAGTGTTAAGATTGCACTAATCCCCTTGTAAGCAGAAGGTTTAGGTATGTCCTATAACTGTAACATTCTACTACTGTTAAAGGAATCGTTTGGTGAAaaaccaaatgaacatgatgAATCACTGACAacagatgcagtcgatcagtcAAGACGGGACTGGTGTCTTTAGTTCAAAACGGGagacgctaggctaatgttgctaacagatCCTGGACTTGGATTGTCACCAATGTCATCGTCGTAAAGGATCTACATAAAGCTAAATGGTGGGGCCATTCAACATGTTTACCACGGCACAGTACGTGAAATCGTTTTACGTTTGCAGTCCAGGTCGAAAGCGAAATAGCACTACAAAGCAGGATGGTAATGTAGTTCGCACTTtcgctaaaatgtttaaatctacCCATGCGGTTTCACTAAATCCGAATTCACACCTGTTTATGCAGCTTTCCAGTCAGATTTTGAAGTACAGTTAATATACAAGCTTGTTCACGACAAGGTAATACAACCACAATTTGTGTTGGAATTTGACCTTCGCTTTTAACCCATCCAGGCAGTGAACAGACACATAGTGAgacagtaagcacacatgcccagagcagtgggcagccttCACTGCGGCGCCTAGGGATCAGAGAGGGTTAAGAGCCTTGCTCGAAggcccaacagcagcagctttagCAGACCCCGGTATCAAAACTGCCATCGCTGTCATCATTAACCCCAGTGTTTGAAGAGGGTTTGGCATGTATCTGTAGAGATGAGATTGCCAACAGTCTAACTCCAGTGTCTGTTACCATCATTAGCCTAGCACCTCCTGTTCTAATCTGATGAAGCACACATCAGGTACCACatgtgtcttggctgatggactgcATCTGGGGGAAGTGATTAATCATGGTAATCTGATTCTTTGCCGAACTCCTCCTTTAAGAGTAAGGGAGCAGGTTTTCTATGCAACTGAGTGCATTAGGAAGTCTTAACGAAATCAGCTGGAACTAATACACGACACACCTATGTTCCCTTCGCTCTCGCCTCAGCCTCTCCTGAAAAATCCAGCCAGGCTGAGCTTATAGAAACATTAAAGAGCCACTTGTGGAGTTTTCCTTTCCACTAGGGCTTTACATAATAGTGTACTTCATCTTTCCTTTATTAAGTTATTGTAAATTTGTACATACTAAAACCTATAGATATTGCTGACATGGTGCAGTGTTTGTAAAACGGTCATTTTTTTGCCTTCAGAGTCTTcagtgtacagtactgtctctcTGACATGCATACCTCTTGCCTTGTCAATAtattactgtgttctgcttgttcAACCTGACCTTCCACCACAGAATAAGCATTTTTATCATGATTATATTCATCCCTTCAAGCCTGTTCACTAGGGGTGTCAGAAAATATCAATTCACTAAAGTCTCACCATTTGTAACAGTTAAcagtttacatgcaaagattggcagcagacagtggttcacttTGGGTTGTGTGTAAACCCTGACCGCTAGATAGCAGAGCTGTCCTCTGCCTTTAGATCCCACTGTTGTTCCCACTAATGTTGGTGTGCAAGTTTTTATACTaagacagttttcctaaaatgtaattaaaaatttCGCACAATATAATTTTGTCTTACAGTATCGCAATAGATTGAATGgtaacccctgtatcgtgaCAGGTATCatatcgccaggttcttgccaatgcTCCCTCTGTTCGCTCTGCCTGGGTGCAAATGGTCCAACGACAGAAATGTTTGTGGTACCCCTAATTCTGCAAGTGTAAAACAGGCGATTAAAATTGCTACTCGATTCAACTAGTCACACAAACGCATTCACGCATTCtgcgcagacacacacacacacacacacacacatgcatacgcACACCCACTGACGCACAGGCATTTCAGCATGAGTGAGGAATGCTGAATGAAATGTttctcctctgcatctccaatctgtACCTAACCTCCAGCAGAGCCTCTCAGAACCAAAGCAGTGCTCCTTCATATCCTGCCAACCTGCTTCCCAACTGGCCCCGAGCGTCCACACTAAAGAAAAGAGGAGCAGTGTTCCGAGGGGAAGTGTAAAAGTGCTATCGTAGTTGACCAGAGTcgtacagtacagtaacaggCTATAGAGGTACATTGTTCAAAAAACAGGCTTAGAAACTAGAACACTGTAACATCTCCCTCTGCTAGGTGTgaagcatctctctctctctctgacacacacacacacacacacatacatacacacaccactctCACACACGCTGGCTGCCCATGTTGAGCCTATGTGCCCACTATGGTGAGCTGGTGTGCACcaatacacacactgtcacGCACACTATGGTGAGCTGGTGTGcacgcgcacacgcacacacgcacgcttgcgcacacacacacacacacaccatggtgAGTGCGCTTTCACTAccgcacacacactcgcgcgcaCACACCGTGGTGAATCCGTGTGCACCATCACACAGCTCCCCCTCCCCAGCGCGCACACACGCCAGGACAAGCCGTCGTCAGTCCTCGTGCTCGTCCACGTCCGCGCGCCTCTCCGTCCTCCTGTCCGCGCGGCACGCCAGGATGCGGCGCATCTCCTCCTCGTAGCGCATGAAGCTCTCCCCGAAACGCGCCCACGCCTTCAGCGGCACGGTGATGGCGCTGCGGTGGGGCTGCCGCACCTCGCTCACCTTCAGGAAGACGCCGCGCCTGTTGGCGCCCACGTCAAAGTAGAAGCGCTTGTTGTCCACACGGAAGGACGCGGCCTCGGGCAGGAGCGCGCGCGCCCCTTCGCCGCGGCCCCGCTCTGCGCCCCGCGAGCGCTCCCCGGCCTCGTCGGCCTCCGCATCGCCGTAGTCGTCGATCAGCTGCGACAGAGCGTCGCGGAACTCGATGAGCCCCTGTGCGGGCAGGACCACCGTCTGCTCGGCCGCGGCCCCTCCCCCTCCGATCCCGTAGTAGCCCACGCTTCCACCGGTTATCCTGCCGCCGCTGCCGCCGACGCTGACCGTCTGCCGGATCCGGAGGAACCGCCCGCGCTGGTTTTCTTTCAGGTCCAGGTAGTACTTGCGGTTGTCGCGCTCGAGCAGCTCGCTCTTCAGCACGCGCTGCGCCGCGGCCGCCGCATGCTCGTCGGACGGCGTCGGCGAGCCGGAGCCGGCCTCCCGTTCGTCCTCGTCCTGCTCGTCCTCATGCCTGCCCTGCTGAGCATGGCGAAGACCGGCGCGCGCGTAGCAGTCGATGAAGCCGCCAAGGCTGCAGCGGAGCTCGGGCGCGAGCGCCATGGATAGCGTGAGCTTGCTCTTGCGCACGCCGTCGCCCCTGCCCCTGCCCCCGGCGCCGTTGgcgccccctcctcctccaccaccaccaccaccaccacctccacctcgcCCGCGGCCCAACCACACCTCGGCGATCTTGAGGAAGCGGCCCCTCGCGCTCTGCTTCACGTCCAGGTAGAAGCGCTTCTTCTGCACGTCCACGCGCTTCGAGGCCAGCTCCTGCACGTCCACGCACgacggcggcggcggcggcggctgcTGGAACGCGCCGCGCTGACACTCGGCCACCCTCCCTCTGCCTCTGCTCCCGTCagccatcatcatcctcactcACTTGTTCGCCCGCTCGCGTTTGcacgctcactcactcactcacatctCGCGCGGAGCCGGCTCCTGGCTCTCTCCATACGGCTCgagctcctctttctcctcctcctcttcctcgtcGTCGTCGTGGTCGTCTTGCCGTCGGCTTCGCGGTTGGTTTCAGCGCGTGCTCGACGTGTAACCTCGCTTGACCTGAAAATGGAAGCCGAGCCGGCTAAGCGGGGGCATCGGCTCGCGCACGAGCGTGTGTCTCCCGGTAGGAAAGGTCAAGCGGACCGTATGCACGCGCACATTCGTTAGCCGACTATGGGTGCTCCTGCTGCTTTTTTGTCCCCCTTTCTCACTGCCTCTCGCGCTGTCTTTTCTCCTCGCTGCAAAACTGACACTTGGAAACACCAACAAGCCTGCTGAaccgggagagagagagagagagagagagagagatatggagaaAGAAGGGAGACCGGCCAATCCTCGCCGCCGCTAGAGGGCGCTGTGTTAGCACAGCGCAAATGAACTCATTgaccctccccctccccctcgcGCTCACTCTCCACAGGCTTAAAGACACAGGCTGTAAATCACCAAGTCCAACGTTCAAGTTCACGAGCGAATAAACCTCGTTTTCTTCGCCTGTTCGATCTGTAACCGCTATAGATGGCTGCTAGAGACCCTCTATAGGGGTCTTTCCGCTAGTTTGCACACACATGTCCATCAGATCCCACGCCTATGCGTCCTTTCTTGCACACTCTACCTTTTCTGTAGCCTGTGCTACTTCTCAGATGGAATTAAGACACCATTTCACCTTACACGCCCTTAGCTGATGTTACT
This window contains:
- the purg gene encoding purine-rich element-binding protein gamma, with amino-acid sequence MMMADGSRGRGRVAECQRGAFQQPPPPPPSCVDVQELASKRVDVQKKRFYLDVKQSARGRFLKIAEVWLGRGRGGGGGGGGGGGGGGANGAGGRGRGDGVRKSKLTLSMALAPELRCSLGGFIDCYARAGLRHAQQGRHEDEQDEDEREAGSGSPTPSDEHAAAAAQRVLKSELLERDNRKYYLDLKENQRGRFLRIRQTVSVGGSGGRITGGSVGYYGIGGGGAAAEQTVVLPAQGLIEFRDALSQLIDDYGDAEADEAGERSRGAERGRGEGARALLPEAASFRVDNKRFYFDVGANRRGVFLKVSEVRQPHRSAITVPLKAWARFGESFMRYEEEMRRILACRADRRTERRADVDEHED